One Fontisphaera persica DNA window includes the following coding sequences:
- a CDS encoding alpha-L-rhamnosidase, whose translation MRTRILLTLLASASWLSAALVPIHLRCEYLENPVAVETTLPRLSWEVTSAARGQSQTAYRVLVASSARKLAQDIGDLWDSGKVASGRTSQIEYRGQALRSRQEAYWKVKVWDKDDQPSAWSQPAQWTMALLEPSDWQAEWITFNQKAPFHTNRAELYLPPARYYRREFVPAKPVRRALWRATALGIYELQVNGRKVGDAYFTPGWTDYRQRVYYQTYDVTHLLKPGPNALGAIVAEGWYSGYLAYGLLVGLGPHKTGRDIYGRTPALMAQLELEYRDGSREIVPTDGSWKTTSLGPEREADILMGEVYDARLEMPGWSRAGFDDRQWEPVLPAAIYSHQMAPFFDNEGRVRMMDFGFIRPAKLEAYPAPPVRVTQEIKPLRITSPTNNVYIFNLGQNFAGIVRLKVKGPAGTKITLRYGEMLYPDGRLMTENLRKARATDTYILKGDPKGEVWSPRFTFHGFQYVEVTGLPGKPEPDTITGLVLHSDVPLKSSFQCSDPVINRLFQNIVWTQRANFLELPTDCPQRDEREGWMGDAQIYARSATYNADVAAFYSKWLREVVEAQFDYGPYPDYCPYPFMVGRGGVATGWTDAGIIVPYTVWKVYGDTRLIDRMWPSMTRFMQWRRKVAKDYLGIAHPDGNGYGDWLNLNEPTPLDYLDTIYFGYTTRLMAEMAAALGRSEEAADYQDLFQKIRKAFTTKYVKPDGTFTVDTQTAYATAIYSGVLPEELREKAGARLAQKIKERDHRMATGFLGTQPLLPALTASGHHDLAVRLFQSRRFPSWGFEVEQGATTIWERWDSYTKEFGFNGAAGNQNASMNSFAHYAFGAVCEWMFVTLAGVDTARDGFRQLVLKPHPPTPGSNPENPPISWVKVAYDSINGPIKVHWQRNSGVFDYAVTLPANTTATLYLPASRLEAVFEDGKPLAKARGVKILGFENQRAILELGSGSYRFTSLVTP comes from the coding sequence ATGCGTACACGCATCCTGTTGACCCTGTTGGCCTCGGCATCCTGGCTGAGCGCGGCGCTGGTCCCCATCCACCTGCGCTGTGAATATCTGGAAAATCCCGTGGCGGTGGAGACCACCCTCCCCCGTTTGAGCTGGGAAGTCACTTCCGCCGCCCGCGGCCAGTCTCAGACCGCCTACCGCGTGCTGGTGGCCAGCTCGGCGCGCAAGCTGGCCCAGGACATCGGTGATTTGTGGGACAGCGGCAAGGTGGCCAGCGGGCGGACATCGCAAATCGAGTATCGCGGCCAGGCCCTGCGCTCGCGTCAGGAGGCCTATTGGAAGGTGAAAGTGTGGGACAAAGACGACCAGCCCTCCGCCTGGAGCCAGCCGGCGCAATGGACCATGGCCCTGCTCGAGCCGTCCGACTGGCAGGCGGAATGGATTACCTTCAACCAAAAAGCGCCCTTCCACACCAATCGAGCCGAGCTTTACCTGCCGCCTGCGCGTTATTACCGCCGCGAATTCGTGCCCGCCAAGCCTGTGCGCCGCGCCCTTTGGCGGGCCACGGCACTGGGCATCTATGAGCTGCAGGTCAACGGCCGCAAGGTGGGCGATGCTTATTTCACGCCGGGCTGGACCGATTACCGCCAGCGCGTGTACTACCAGACCTACGACGTCACGCATCTGCTCAAGCCCGGCCCCAACGCGCTGGGCGCCATCGTGGCCGAAGGCTGGTACTCCGGCTACCTGGCGTACGGTTTGCTCGTGGGCCTGGGCCCCCATAAAACCGGCCGCGACATCTACGGGCGCACCCCGGCACTCATGGCCCAACTGGAATTGGAATACAGGGATGGCTCGCGTGAAATTGTGCCAACGGATGGCAGTTGGAAAACCACCAGCCTGGGGCCGGAACGTGAGGCGGACATCCTGATGGGCGAGGTGTATGACGCCCGCCTGGAAATGCCCGGATGGTCCCGTGCCGGTTTCGATGACCGGCAATGGGAGCCGGTGCTGCCCGCCGCCATTTACAGCCATCAAATGGCGCCCTTTTTCGACAATGAAGGCCGCGTCCGGATGATGGACTTTGGTTTCATTCGCCCCGCCAAATTGGAGGCCTACCCCGCCCCGCCCGTGCGGGTGACCCAGGAAATCAAACCTCTCCGCATCACTTCGCCCACGAATAATGTTTATATCTTCAACCTCGGCCAAAACTTTGCCGGCATCGTCCGGCTCAAAGTCAAAGGGCCGGCGGGCACGAAAATCACCCTGCGCTATGGAGAGATGCTCTATCCGGACGGCCGGTTGATGACCGAAAACTTGCGCAAAGCCCGCGCCACCGATACCTACATCCTCAAGGGCGACCCCAAGGGAGAGGTATGGTCACCCCGCTTCACCTTCCACGGCTTTCAATATGTGGAAGTCACCGGCCTGCCCGGCAAGCCGGAGCCGGACACCATCACGGGCTTGGTGTTGCATTCGGATGTGCCGCTCAAGAGCAGTTTTCAATGCTCCGACCCGGTCATCAACCGTTTATTCCAGAACATCGTCTGGACGCAGCGCGCCAATTTCCTGGAGCTGCCCACCGACTGCCCCCAGCGCGACGAGCGCGAAGGCTGGATGGGCGATGCCCAAATCTACGCCCGCAGCGCCACCTACAACGCCGACGTGGCCGCCTTTTACTCCAAATGGCTGCGCGAAGTGGTGGAAGCCCAGTTCGATTACGGTCCCTACCCCGATTACTGCCCCTATCCCTTCATGGTGGGCCGCGGCGGCGTGGCCACCGGTTGGACGGACGCGGGGATTATTGTGCCCTACACCGTCTGGAAAGTGTACGGGGACACGCGCCTGATTGACCGGATGTGGCCTTCCATGACGCGCTTCATGCAGTGGCGCCGCAAGGTGGCCAAAGATTACCTCGGCATTGCCCATCCCGATGGCAATGGTTACGGTGACTGGCTCAATCTCAATGAACCCACCCCGCTGGATTATCTGGATACCATCTATTTCGGCTACACCACCCGCCTGATGGCGGAAATGGCGGCCGCCCTGGGACGCAGCGAAGAAGCGGCCGACTACCAGGACCTGTTCCAAAAAATCCGCAAGGCCTTCACCACCAAGTACGTCAAGCCGGACGGCACCTTTACCGTGGACACCCAGACCGCTTATGCCACCGCCATTTATTCCGGGGTATTGCCCGAGGAGCTCCGTGAAAAAGCCGGGGCGCGGCTGGCGCAGAAAATCAAGGAGCGCGATCATCGCATGGCCACTGGTTTTCTGGGCACGCAACCGTTGCTGCCCGCCCTGACCGCCAGCGGCCACCATGACCTGGCAGTGCGTCTTTTCCAGAGCCGGCGGTTTCCGTCCTGGGGTTTTGAAGTGGAACAAGGCGCCACCACCATCTGGGAACGCTGGGACAGTTACACGAAGGAATTTGGCTTCAACGGCGCCGCCGGCAATCAGAACGCTTCCATGAATTCCTTTGCCCATTATGCCTTTGGCGCCGTCTGTGAGTGGATGTTTGTCACTCTGGCCGGCGTGGATACGGCACGGGATGGTTTCCGCCAACTGGTGCTCAAACCGCATCCCCCCACCCCGGGCAGCAACCCGGAAAATCCTCCCATCTCCTGGGTCAAAGTTGCCTATGACTCCATCAATGGCCCCATTAAAGTCCATTGGCAACGAAACTCGGGGGTGTTTGATTATGCCGTGACCCTCCCTGCCAATACCACGGCCACCCTCTATCTGCCAGCCAGCCGCTTGGAGGCAGTGTTTGAAGACGGCAAGCCGCTGGCCAAAGCGCGAGGCGTCAAGATTCTGGGGTTTGAAAACCAGCGGGCCATTCTGGAATTGGGCAGCGGCAGCTACCGTTTTACGTCCCTGGTGACGCCTTGA
- a CDS encoding 2Fe-2S iron-sulfur cluster-binding protein, translating to MPKITILPANVSAEVEAGENLIEAGEQAGVEMEAGCFNCSCGTCVCEVVSGMENITEPTPEELDVLDAWNRDPEKYRLTCCNKILRGEVVLRQIH from the coding sequence ATGCCTAAGATTACGATATTGCCCGCCAACGTATCGGCGGAAGTGGAAGCGGGAGAAAACTTGATTGAAGCTGGCGAGCAGGCCGGGGTGGAGATGGAGGCCGGGTGCTTTAATTGCAGTTGCGGCACCTGCGTCTGTGAGGTGGTCAGTGGCATGGAAAACATCACCGAACCCACGCCGGAAGAATTGGATGTTTTGGATGCCTGGAATCGGGACCCGGAAAAATACCGGTTGACCTGCTGCAACAAAATCCTGCGCGGCGAGGTGGTGCTGCGGCAGATTCATTAA
- a CDS encoding SGNH/GDSL hydrolase family protein: MTKTGKRRLARLMGVVLFLALFLGAGELFVRLVFREKIVLFPRFHEEAQYGPFTLRRLRPNTTFYHRSVDGSWRFQINAQGFRDTHDYAYDKGPGVRRVLCLGDSHTQGFECGQSDTYAQVLEQAAAARRLPLEVFNAGISGFGTAEQLIFLEQEGLKYRPDYVVLGFYANDLDDNAKCGLFGLQDGQLVTNKMAHIPGVRVLRPFQNFPVTRWLSQHSYLYSLVMNNIWVFMKNRLSQQAAEAAPVEYTVGMTNQWAAARQYQEKLTAALLQRMGQTCRSHGIKLIVVEIPNRTGPASFEPSLPPALREVAVASADSVLWSTNLFGNLPDCSVIFRAHGQWHLTEKAHNLIGEALAGLILPQIAPPPARPGSQ; this comes from the coding sequence ATGACTAAAACCGGCAAACGCCGCCTGGCCCGGCTGATGGGCGTTGTTTTGTTTCTAGCCCTCTTTTTGGGGGCGGGCGAGCTGTTTGTGCGGCTGGTATTCCGGGAAAAAATTGTCCTGTTTCCCCGCTTTCACGAAGAGGCTCAATATGGGCCTTTCACCTTGCGCCGCCTGCGGCCCAACACGACTTTTTACCACCGCAGCGTGGATGGCTCATGGCGCTTCCAAATCAACGCGCAGGGATTCCGTGACACCCATGACTATGCCTACGACAAAGGACCGGGGGTGCGGCGGGTGCTATGCCTGGGGGATTCGCACACCCAGGGTTTTGAGTGCGGCCAGTCCGACACCTATGCGCAAGTCCTGGAGCAGGCGGCTGCCGCACGCCGCCTTCCGCTGGAGGTTTTTAATGCCGGCATTTCAGGTTTTGGCACCGCGGAACAGCTCATTTTTCTGGAGCAGGAAGGTTTGAAGTACCGCCCCGACTATGTGGTGTTGGGGTTCTATGCCAACGATTTGGACGACAACGCCAAATGCGGCCTTTTTGGCCTGCAAGATGGCCAGTTGGTCACCAATAAAATGGCGCATATCCCCGGGGTGCGGGTGCTGCGGCCTTTCCAAAACTTTCCCGTGACGCGCTGGCTCAGCCAGCATTCCTACCTGTACAGCCTGGTGATGAACAACATTTGGGTGTTCATGAAAAACCGCCTCTCGCAGCAGGCGGCCGAGGCCGCGCCCGTGGAATACACCGTGGGCATGACCAATCAATGGGCCGCCGCCCGGCAGTACCAGGAAAAGTTAACGGCAGCCTTGTTGCAGCGCATGGGCCAAACCTGCCGCAGCCACGGTATAAAACTCATTGTGGTGGAGATTCCCAACCGCACAGGACCGGCCTCCTTTGAGCCGTCCCTGCCGCCGGCCTTGCGCGAAGTGGCCGTGGCCTCGGCCGATTCGGTGTTGTGGAGCACCAACCTTTTTGGAAACTTGCCTGACTGCTCAGTGATTTTTCGCGCCCACGGGCAGTGGCATCTGACGGAAAAAGCCCACAACTTGATTGGGGAAGCGCTGGCAGGCCTCATCCTGCCGCAAATCGCCCCGCCTCCGGCGCGTCCCGGCTCACAATAA